Proteins found in one Zea mays cultivar B73 chromosome 1, Zm-B73-REFERENCE-NAM-5.0, whole genome shotgun sequence genomic segment:
- the LOC103645477 gene encoding protein RRP6-like 2: MDEPEKVRGREDAASGHEAGGAEEAGDGFQLVIHGKKKKRAASGQDCGTAGSGFGAGPVRALTREKGAAPVPGAKVPFHDPSIPRPQDVYKIRVDNYKPFEHVWLERSEDGTRHVHPLENLPVEQFVDRNVPDREPVKPADLEDTPFTLVQDHKGLTELAKKLKSVTEFAVDLEHNQYRSFQGFTCLMQISTRTEDFIVDTLKLRLYIGLYLQEPFKDPTKRKVMHGADRDIMWLQRDFHIYVCNLFDTGQVCVN, from the exons ATGGATGAGCCCGAGAAAGTGAGGGGCAGGGAGGATGCGGCGTCGGGCCACGAGGCTGGCGGCGCCGAGGAGGCCGGGGATGGGTTCCAGCTCGTGATccatggcaagaagaagaagagggcGGCCAGCGGCCAGGACTGCGGGACTGCTGGCTCTGGCTTTGGCGCCGGGCCAGTGCGGGCGTTGACCAGGGAGAAGGGAGCCGCGCCGGTGCCGGGGGCCAAGGTGCCTTTCCACGATCCAAGCATTCCCCGGCCGCAGGACGTGTACAAAATCAGAGTGGATAACTACAAGCCATTCGAGCATGTCTGGCTGGAGCGCAGCGAAGACGGCACCCGACATGTTCACCCGCTG GAAAACCTACCTGTTGAACAGTTCGTTGACAGAAATGTTCCTGACAGAGAACCAGTGAAGCCAGCTGATTTAGAGGATACACCATTTACGCTGGTTCAAGATCACAAAGGCTTAACAGAATTAGCTAAGAAGTTGAAGAGCGTAACTGAATTTGCT GTAGATCTGGAGCATAATCAATATAGGTCATTTCAGGGCTTCACCTGCTTGATGCAGATTTCAACAAGAACAGAAGACTTTATTGTGGACACTCTTAAGCTACGCCTATACATTGGTCTCTATTTGCAAGAGCCTTTCAAAGATCCAACAAAGAGAAAG GTAATGCATGGTGCGGATCGTGATATAATGTGGCTCCAGCGGGACTTCCACATCTATGTGTGCAATCTTTTTGACACAGGACAAGTATGTGTAAATTAG